In Malus sylvestris chromosome 15, drMalSylv7.2, whole genome shotgun sequence, a single genomic region encodes these proteins:
- the LOC126605956 gene encoding transcription factor bHLH96-like yields MTLEAVVYPQEYPFSFGCKDFYSFNGGGSWGSDFISQDQQGNNEYWDYCSSSPSLLQNVKDWDPNSSPEACTVDQSCPSGQHLSAMEAPPQLATTSRRKRRRTKSSKNKEEIENQRMTHIVVERNRRKQMNEYLAVLRSLMPQSYAQRGDQASIVGGAINFVKELEQLFQSMNSNKRSKQQPLADFFTFPQFSTRATQNNNSAGVQANESNTTQCNNNQWAAADIEVTMVDNHANLKILSKKRPRQLLKMVAGFQSLRLSVLHLNVTTADEMVLYSVSVKIEEGCPLNTVDEIAAAVNQMLRTIQEAAFS; encoded by the exons ATGACATTAGAAGCTGTGGTTTACCCACAAGAGTACCCATTTAGCTTTGGTTGCAAAGACTTCTACTCTTTTAATGGGGGTGGTTCTTGGGGCAGTGACTTCATCTCACAAGACCAGCAAGGCAACAATGAATATTGGGACTACTGTTCATCATCTCCTTCACTTTTGCAAAATGTGAAAGATTGGGATCCTAACTCCTCACCTGAGGCCTGCACAGTTGATCAATCTTGCCCATCAGGACAACACCTCTCTGCCATGGAAGCACCGCCGCAACTAGCAACAACAAGTCGGCGCAAACGGCGTCGTACCAAGAGCAGCAAGAACAAGGAGGAAATTGAGAACCAGAGGATGACGCACATTGTTGTGGAGCGCAACAGGCGCAAACAAATGAATGAGTACCTTGCTGTCCTCAGATCATTGATGCCACAATCTTATGCTCAAAGG GGGGACCAAGCATCAATTGTTGGGGGTGCCATAAACTTTGTGAAGGAGCTAGAGCAGCTTTTTCAGTCCATGAACAGCAACAAGAGGAGCAAGCAACAGCCTTTGGCTGACTTCTTCACCTTCCCACAATTTTCAACTCGTGCAACACAGAATAACAACTCAGCTGGGGTCCAAGCAAATGAGTCGAATACGACTCAGTGTAACAACAACCAGTGGGCAGCAGCAGACATAGAAGTGACCATGGTGGACAACCATGCCAACCTTAAGATACTGTCCAAGAAAAGGCCTAGACAGCTATTGAAGATGGTGGCTGGATTTCAAAGCCTTAGGCTCAGTGTTCTTCACCTTAATGTCACCACAGCTGATGAAATGGTCCTCTACTCGGTTAGcgttaag ATTGAAGAAGGCTGCCCGTTAAATACAGTGGATGAAATAGCAGCAGCTGTTAATCAAATGCTCCGCACAATTCAAGAAGCTGCCTTTAGCTGA